In Thermodesulfovibrionales bacterium, one genomic interval encodes:
- a CDS encoding 5-formyltetrahydrofolate cyclo-ligase → MDDKARTREKILRKRDGIPPAIKKVKDDRVRQTLFSLPEFQQAKILLSFASFRSEVSTMQQIEEMLRIGKRVVIPRVVRMTRALKLYEITDTSELAPGYMSIPEPDVPAEREREINDVDLVILPGAAFDAVGNRLGYGGGYYDRLLSLLRKPVPLIAIAYEEQIVDSLPRESHDIRVHMIVTDERVFHCRQH, encoded by the coding sequence TTGGATGATAAGGCCAGGACTAGAGAAAAAATTCTCAGGAAAAGGGACGGCATACCTCCCGCGATAAAGAAAGTTAAGGACGACCGCGTACGACAAACACTCTTTTCCCTTCCCGAGTTTCAGCAGGCAAAGATACTCCTCTCCTTTGCATCATTCCGTTCTGAAGTTTCGACTATGCAGCAAATAGAGGAAATGCTCCGAATCGGTAAAAGGGTGGTCATTCCCCGCGTGGTTAGAATGACGAGGGCACTGAAGCTTTATGAGATCACGGATACCTCTGAATTAGCTCCCGGCTATATGAGCATACCCGAGCCTGACGTACCGGCTGAACGGGAGCGGGAGATCAACGATGTCGACCTTGTGATTCTGCCCGGAGCAGCCTTCGATGCGGTAGGCAATAGGCTCGGTTACGGCGGAGGTTATTATGACAGGCTCCTGTCGCTGTTGCGGAAGCCGGTTCCCCTCATCGCCATCGCCTACGAAGAACAGATAGTGGATTCTCTGCCCCGGGAATCACACGACATAAGAGTCCATATGATCGTCACCGACGAGAGAGTCTTTCACTGCAGGCAGCATTGA